In Lachnospiraceae bacterium, the DNA window GTCCAGCAATTCCGGGATCGCTACGATCTCATTGCTTTTTTCTTCAACTGCTTTTTGTCCAAGACAGAAACCTGACTCTTTACTCCATGCTGATACAATGTGGGATGCCTTCCCATCTCCTCTTTTATTGGAGCGCATGGTTTTACCATCTATACAAATGATCTTCTTCAGTAGTTCCCCTTCATTCTGATTTAATCGATCCTGCCATTTTCCATAAAGCTGCTGTATGATCTCCGGTGATATCATCCCCATTACACGTCTGATCGTGTCATGAGATGGTATTCCGTTTTTTAACTCAATATATTTGCGTAGATAATCCTGATAACTTTCCGCAAACAATGCCATTTCCACCCAGTCATCCGCATTTGCCAGTGTTGCAAACAATACAATAACAAGAATGTCCTTCAATGTATGACGAACTTTCCTTTGCTGACGATCATCTTCTATGTATTCCAGCCAATCTAATAATTCCTGCATGTATCAACACCCCTTTTCTTTTAATTTTATCAGAAAAGGGGCGTGTTCACAATTTATTTACTCATGCGTTTGTCATGTGATTCTTCAGGGATTTCGCTTTTAGCACTGTATATTTATAAATAGTGCCCCTCTCACGCTTATTTTCTCTTTTGCTTCCTGAATAGCTGAATGCGCACAACGTCCCCCCTTAGTTAAATTTAGCTCATTTCAAAGCGCCTGTTTTTATTTTCCCACTGACAGACTATCCGCCCTTTTCATACAAGATACTTTTTACTTTTTCCAATAATAGCTCATCACAAAACTTCCGGTTCACACTTTTTCGGCTGATTCCACTTTCTTTAAATCTTTGAATACGGCGATACAGGTATAATTCTCTCATGTTGAAGCCGATGATCATCAGATCAAATATTACTTCTGTTGCTGCATGGCAATAGCAATGTTTTGCGTGATAATACGTTTTCAACTGGTGGAATCCATTCTCTTCTATATCCCATCTTCGGTTCATCATCTCCCATAAAACCCGAGGTTCCCCTTGATCCAGAGTCGTTACCAGCCACATCCGGCGTTCGTTTTCTTTCCAGCTTTCATGATATCGGATCACACGAAGCTTATGGGGACTATTATCTATCTCAAATCCTGAAAGATCCCAGACTTCTATATTCTTTTTTCCACAGGTAAACGACCTTTTTTTCCCCTCATCCCGCTTAAACAGGCTTTCCGCATCCTGAAACAGTTCCCTTCGTTCATCTTTTAGTCGGATCACCGCATCCAGTCCGCACTCTTTTATCGTATTGATAAATGGGGCATTCAGATACAGCGCATCTGCTACGATCACATCTGCGAAATGTCCGTGTCTTTCCTTCAGACGTCTGATCAGCTTTTTTCCTCCTGTCAGTTCTCCTTCATCTTTTTCCGCTCCGTCCCTCGGTTTTAACATTTCCTGGCCCAGGATTACATGTGGCGTTTTTCCTACTGTCATACAGACCACGCTCCGGTGGAAATATTCTGTTTCACCTGCACGGTTTTTCCGGCTAAGGCAGTCCGAACAGGACTTTTTTGTGCTGTTGAACAATTCCACTCCATCGATACCGGCTACAACATATCCACCTATAGTCCCTTCCCGAAATACACGGTTGCTTTTTATGATATCGATCGTCTGGTCGTGGATCTCACGGATCTCATCTGGATCTATCTGGGTAAGAAGGTCACGGACCGCATCAATTTTAGGTATTTTTCCATGTATGCAGTTTTTCAATCGTTTTCCCATACTTTCAGGCGCAGAAAAAACTGTATGAAAACTCTCATACTGCAGCATCAGAAAGAGCAGTGCCGGCATGACGATATTAAATAATGGGATCGTTCTTCTTTTTCTTTTGTCCGATAACCCCTTGATTTTCTCCGGGATTTTATATACACTTTTCATATAAGTTAGCAGCTTCTTTAATGCTAATTTTTCATTAAGGACACCTTCTTTCGTGTTGTTTTGTGGGTAACATAATTATACAATAAAAGGTGTCCTTTTTGATTGCTTATGCAGAAAAAACAGTAACTTTTTATTCAATATGAGAATTCCCCGTTCTGCCAGATGGATCCCTTGCAAAACGGGGAACTTTTTATCTTAAAAGCGAAATCCCTGCTGATTCTTATCATCGATCATCATCGATAGTTTTTGCATCTCACATATGGCTATTTTCCTGTATTCTCAGGTATTTCCCGTTCTTTTTCTGTATCGCCCCCTACAGCTGTATCCGGATCATTTATAGTTTCATTTTCTTCTTTTGACCACCGGTTCATGTTAACAAACTCTCCACTACGGGAATCTATATGATGGAGGCAACAGTAATCCGATGTATTTTCCGAATATTTTTTCTTTTTAAGAGCGCTATTAATATATAAGGACATGGTTCTGTAGATAACTGCAAATGTGGGTACTGCAATGATCATTCCCACAAATCCAAACAATCCACCAAATAACAGGATAGAAAATAATACCCAGAAGCTTGGGAGTCCCGTAGAATCCCCTAAGATTTTCGGACCAAGAATGTTTCCGTCAAACTGTTGGAGTACCAGAATGAAGATCAGAAAATACAGGCACTTCATAGGATCCACCAGAAGGATCAAAAATGCACTTGGAACTGCCCCAATAAATGGTCCAAAGAATGGGATCACATTGGTAACACCTACAATCACGCTGATCAAAAGTACATAAGGCATTTTTAAAAATTTCAGAGAAAAGAAACACATGATACCAATGATCAGTGAATCTAAGAGTTTGCCTGTAATAAAGCCTCCAAATATTTTGTGGGCAAAACGAACCTC includes these proteins:
- a CDS encoding transposase, with protein sequence MKSVYKIPEKIKGLSDKRKRRTIPLFNIVMPALLFLMLQYESFHTVFSAPESMGKRLKNCIHGKIPKIDAVRDLLTQIDPDEIREIHDQTIDIIKSNRVFREGTIGGYVVAGIDGVELFNSTKKSCSDCLSRKNRAGETEYFHRSVVCMTVGKTPHVILGQEMLKPRDGAEKDEGELTGGKKLIRRLKERHGHFADVIVADALYLNAPFINTIKECGLDAVIRLKDERRELFQDAESLFKRDEGKKRSFTCGKKNIEVWDLSGFEIDNSPHKLRVIRYHESWKENERRMWLVTTLDQGEPRVLWEMMNRRWDIEENGFHQLKTYYHAKHCYCHAATEVIFDLMIIGFNMRELYLYRRIQRFKESGISRKSVNRKFCDELLLEKVKSILYEKGG